Proteins encoded together in one Scytonema millei VB511283 window:
- a CDS encoding glycosyltransferase — MVYNGIDIDAFPFQAKSGDYLVFLGHLIHRKGPVEAIQIAKKVGMRLVMAGQAGDYFHTEVEPLVDGKQVEYIGVVNVPERNKLLSEAAALLFPINGSEPFGLVMVEAMACGTPVAAIDRCAVAEIVEPGVTGYYAADVDALATLIPETLALDRHKVRQAIARFDYRRMVDDYESLYR; from the coding sequence GTGGTTTACAACGGCATAGATATCGATGCCTTTCCTTTTCAAGCCAAAAGTGGCGACTACCTCGTTTTCTTGGGACATTTAATCCACCGGAAAGGACCTGTAGAAGCGATTCAAATCGCGAAAAAAGTAGGAATGCGGCTGGTGATGGCAGGACAGGCAGGCGATTACTTCCACACTGAGGTTGAACCTCTGGTAGACGGCAAGCAGGTGGAATACATCGGAGTTGTCAACGTACCAGAACGAAACAAATTACTCTCAGAAGCGGCGGCGCTACTGTTTCCGATTAATGGCTCCGAACCCTTCGGTTTAGTCATGGTGGAAGCAATGGCGTGTGGGACTCCCGTTGCCGCGATCGATCGCTGTGCTGTTGCGGAAATCGTCGAACCAGGCGTGACGGGATATTACGCCGCTGATGTCGATGCCCTTGCCACGCTGATTCCTGAGACGCTGGCTTTAGACCGCCACAAAGTGCGACAGGCGATCGCCCGTTTTGACTACCGCCGCATGGTAGATGACTACGAATCGCTCTATCGCTAA
- a CDS encoding acyltransferase, which produces MNSLWLAHDWFGRSLPPNVIIGDRSWLHSTYVFLHYRSQRPCGLRVGNDTGIYIDSFFDLGPCSEVEIGDYCTIAGAIIATNRRVTIGNFALISREVTIADTFAAMPARMSEDYRSTVPPTSIEIGNDAWIGTRAVLLQGACIGDGAIVGVGAVVDFEVPAHAIVAGNPARIVGSSKIGGSHARQGQS; this is translated from the coding sequence ATGAATTCTCTATGGCTGGCTCATGACTGGTTCGGGCGATCGCTACCACCTAACGTAATAATCGGCGATCGCAGTTGGTTGCACAGCACTTATGTCTTTCTACATTATCGCAGTCAGCGCCCTTGCGGTCTGCGCGTCGGCAACGATACCGGAATTTATATCGATTCTTTTTTCGATCTCGGACCCTGCAGCGAGGTGGAAATTGGCGATTACTGCACGATCGCTGGAGCAATTATTGCGACTAATCGCCGCGTCACGATTGGCAATTTCGCCTTGATTTCTCGCGAGGTGACGATCGCAGATACTTTCGCCGCTATGCCCGCTCGGATGTCTGAAGATTATCGCTCGACCGTACCACCCACTAGCATTGAAATTGGTAACGATGCCTGGATTGGGACGCGGGCAGTTTTGTTGCAGGGCGCTTGCATTGGAGACGGCGCGATCGTCGGTGTGGGTGCAGTTGTCGATTTTGAAGTCCCCGCCCATGCGATCGTCGCTGGTAATCCAGCTCGCATTGTCGGTTCAAGCAAAATAGGAGGAAGCCATGCGCGGCAAGGGCAATCCTAA
- a CDS encoding efflux RND transporter periplasmic adaptor subunit: protein MRGKGNPKLDKFFQRHGRWFVGAAMLAVIGVGSWQSNLFLDREEPVAVRLLPVKRGTVESTINESGVVELRDQRILTSPTEGAVDRVLVKPGDRVKAGQTLITLRYPERETALADREVKIQQQRRILERHRLKIAEAKEQIVADEIKLRPLLAGAREGAIAREQVYEQQDKLRETRATLRDAEADARTADLELEAFQLERKRVQQEVRDSIVTAPIDGVVLGVNVKNGDGVEFRTNLLTIGDPRQVLVKLQLSTLNATQIRPNQLARVSVIGPDRQTFTGRIQSLYPQAVGEDEEEQSSSGGSKESSQSSSSDQPVVPSIVLLDTPTRTLIPGSRVNVEILLEQRQNVIVLPTEIVQRDDDDSEPFVWVRDSQGNAQKR from the coding sequence ATGCGCGGCAAGGGCAATCCTAAGCTAGACAAATTTTTTCAGCGCCACGGTCGATGGTTTGTTGGTGCTGCCATGTTAGCTGTTATCGGGGTAGGCAGTTGGCAATCCAATCTCTTTCTCGATCGCGAGGAACCAGTGGCAGTCCGCTTGCTTCCAGTCAAACGAGGCACTGTAGAATCTACCATCAACGAAAGTGGTGTTGTGGAACTGCGCGACCAGCGAATCCTGACTTCACCAACAGAGGGAGCGGTAGATCGAGTTTTAGTGAAACCTGGCGATCGCGTTAAGGCTGGACAAACGCTGATTACTCTGCGCTACCCAGAGCGAGAAACTGCCCTTGCCGATCGGGAAGTCAAAATTCAGCAGCAGCGAAGGATTTTAGAACGCCATCGGCTGAAAATTGCTGAAGCGAAAGAACAAATTGTCGCCGATGAAATAAAACTCCGCCCTTTGCTTGCAGGAGCCAGAGAGGGGGCGATCGCGCGAGAACAAGTTTACGAGCAACAAGACAAGCTGCGCGAGACACGGGCAACCTTGCGCGATGCCGAAGCAGATGCGCGAACTGCTGACCTCGAATTAGAAGCATTTCAACTGGAACGCAAACGAGTTCAGCAAGAAGTGCGAGACTCGATCGTGACTGCACCGATTGATGGTGTTGTATTGGGGGTCAACGTTAAAAACGGCGATGGTGTCGAATTCCGTACGAATCTCCTCACGATCGGCGATCCAAGGCAAGTTTTAGTAAAACTTCAGCTTTCCACCCTAAACGCAACTCAAATCCGTCCTAACCAATTGGCTCGCGTTAGCGTTATCGGTCCCGATCGCCAAACATTTACAGGTCGGATTCAAAGTCTGTATCCGCAAGCAGTCGGGGAGGATGAAGAGGAGCAAAGCTCGTCGGGTGGTTCCAAGGAATCGAGTCAATCGAGTAGCTCGGATCAGCCAGTAGTTCCATCTATAGTGCTGCTAGATACTCCCACGCGCACGCTAATTCCAGGTAGCCGCGTCAATGTCGAGATTTTGCTCGAACAGAGGCAAAACGTCATCGTCTTACCGACTGAAATCGTGCAACGTGACGATGACGATTCCGAGCCGTTTGTCTGGGTGCGAGACAGCCAAGGTAACGCTCAAAAACGCTAA
- a CDS encoding acyltransferase, translated as MDTREFTGEWDYNTLPSNIWIGQGCYLERQESFQPFCSQQNPGLVLGKGVQVYTWSAFSVEPAGRLIVGHDSVLVGAVFWCAESITVGRRVLISYNVTIADSDFHPRDPDLRRLDAIAISPAGDPKQRPPLVAKPVVIGDDVQIGIGAIILKGVQIGAGARIGAGSVVTSNVPAGAFVTGNPARVTSLLEVS; from the coding sequence ATGGACACCCGCGAGTTTACTGGGGAGTGGGATTACAATACGCTACCCAGTAATATCTGGATCGGACAAGGTTGCTACCTAGAGCGTCAAGAGAGCTTTCAGCCGTTTTGCAGCCAACAAAATCCAGGTTTAGTTCTGGGCAAAGGCGTACAAGTTTACACCTGGTCGGCATTTTCGGTAGAGCCAGCAGGCAGGCTGATTGTCGGTCATGATTCCGTCCTCGTTGGTGCGGTGTTTTGGTGTGCTGAATCGATTACAGTCGGCAGGCGCGTCCTCATTTCCTACAACGTGACGATCGCCGATAGTGACTTTCATCCTCGCGATCCTGACTTGCGACGACTGGATGCGATCGCCATCTCTCCCGCAGGCGATCCAAAGCAGCGCCCGCCGTTGGTAGCAAAGCCTGTAGTTATTGGCGATGACGTGCAAATCGGGATTGGTGCAATTATCCTCAAGGGCGTGCAAATTGGTGCGGGGGCGAGGATTGGGGCGGGTTCTGTCGTCACTTCTAACGTGCCTGCGGGGGCGTTTGTGACGGGAAACCCTGCCAGAGTCACGAGCTTGTTGGAGGTGAGCTGA
- a CDS encoding ABC transporter permease produces the protein MGISPFDSLNLAYHSLRSHPLRSTLFMLGVFMGVAAVSATLQAGSISRAVIARQLAERGAPQITVYPQWEPDRIVLQLRLEDLEFLRQRLTGVQATSAFNWAGQMPTVFQDKAYLPSVSLVTQDYLLTSGKNLVRGRFFTTSDFAKYRPVAVIDEFLVKELFGDRNPVGEQIVVGRRPYIVVGVLETRPDDDSPPEGQILVPMAIYNALRGKQDIGSIQIRPYRLEDLPDLSDRAIEVLEQRYPGFSFWAWNNVDDLIQQQQTLELATRGLMVVGAIALLVGGVGIANITIASVTERTSEIGIRRAVGATQREIALQFVLEAALLSLVSGTVALVVVHVVAVNVADVFDLPYEFEGRIAALALGSALVVGVGAGFPPALRASQLDPVQALRSQ, from the coding sequence ATGGGTATCTCACCATTCGATTCGCTCAATCTTGCCTACCACTCCCTACGCAGCCACCCTTTACGCTCTACCTTGTTCATGCTAGGGGTGTTTATGGGGGTAGCGGCAGTAAGCGCAACGCTACAAGCTGGTAGCATCAGCCGCGCTGTCATTGCCCGACAATTAGCAGAACGCGGCGCACCGCAAATTACAGTTTATCCCCAGTGGGAACCCGATCGCATTGTCTTGCAACTGCGTTTGGAAGACTTGGAGTTCCTACGCCAGCGACTCACGGGGGTGCAAGCTACTAGCGCTTTTAACTGGGCGGGACAGATGCCCACGGTATTTCAAGATAAAGCATATCTCCCTTCCGTGTCGCTCGTCACCCAAGATTATTTGCTGACTTCGGGAAAAAACTTGGTGAGAGGACGGTTTTTTACTACCTCAGATTTTGCCAAATATCGACCCGTAGCGGTGATTGATGAATTTTTGGTCAAAGAACTATTTGGCGATCGCAATCCGGTAGGAGAGCAAATTGTAGTTGGGCGCAGACCCTATATCGTTGTAGGAGTGCTAGAAACGCGCCCAGATGATGATTCTCCTCCCGAAGGTCAAATTCTCGTCCCGATGGCGATTTATAATGCCCTGCGCGGTAAACAAGACATTGGCAGCATTCAAATTCGTCCCTACAGACTAGAAGATTTGCCAGATTTAAGCGATCGCGCCATTGAAGTGCTAGAACAACGCTATCCTGGTTTTAGCTTTTGGGCTTGGAATAACGTAGACGATCTGATCCAGCAGCAACAAACGTTGGAACTAGCAACGCGAGGACTAATGGTAGTGGGAGCGATCGCCCTATTGGTTGGAGGTGTGGGAATTGCTAATATTACCATTGCCTCCGTTACCGAACGCACGTCTGAAATTGGCATTCGCCGAGCCGTAGGAGCGACTCAACGCGAAATCGCACTCCAATTCGTTTTAGAGGCGGCGTTGCTCAGTTTAGTTAGCGGTACGGTCGCTTTGGTCGTCGTGCATGTTGTTGCGGTAAATGTTGCCGACGTGTTCGATTTACCCTACGAATTTGAAGGCAGAATCGCTG